The Nitrospira sp. region CAGCGTGTTGTTCAGCAAAAGGACGAACTAGTCGCCGCGTTGCGCCAAGGCAAGTATGTGGACGTGGCGGCTGTGTACCCCACCATCACCATTCTGAAGGGGGAAGCGAAGCTCATGGGCGGGCGCCAGGTACGGGTCAACGGCACCGTGTATGAGCCTGAGAAAATCGTAGTCGCGACGGGCTCTTCGCCTTGGGCGCCGCCAATACCGGGGCTTCAAGAGGCCGGCTTTCTCACTAGCGAGCAGGCGCTCAGCCTGGAGGCGCTCCCGGCGTCGATGATCATCATTGGCGGAGGCAGTATCGGCCTAGAGTTTGCCCAGCTCTTTACGCGATTCGACGTCCAAGTGATGGTGCTGGAAAGCGGGCCACACGTGGCGAGAGCGGAGGAACCGGAGATCGGGCAAGCGCTCGTTCGATACCTCGAAGAGGAGAAGGTTCGGATCTGCACGAACGTCACGATCAGTCATGTCGAGCGCCGAGATGGAGGCTGCCTCGTGCACACCCAGACCGACGGAAAGCCCGAAGTCTGCCGGGCTGAGCGCTTGCTACTTGCGACCGGTCGCCGCCCGAACACGAGCGGGTTCGGATTGGAAGACGCCGGAGTCGTATTAGGGTCAAAAGGCGAGATCGTGGTAAACGACCACTTGCAGACGAGCAATCCCGATATCTATGCGGCGGGCGACTGTATTGGTGATCCCATGTATGTGTATGTCGCGGCATATGCTGGTGGATTGGCAACCGAAAACGCGCTCAGCGGTGTGGGGAGGGTGTATAACCTCAGTGCGCTTCCGCATGTGACGTTTACCGATCCGCAGATCGCCAGCGTGGGATTCACCGAACGGCAGGCGAAGGCCCAAGGCCTTCGAGTCCAGGCCGCCGTGTTGCCGCTCGAATACGTTCCCCGTGCGCTGGCGTCACGGAACACCAAGGGCCTGATTAAGTTGGTTGCGGAGCAGGAGACCGGCCGCTTGCTGGGCGCGCATGTCCTCGCTGCCGAAGCCGGAGAAGTGATTCAAGAAGCCACGCTCGCGATCCGATTTGGCCTGAATGTCCAGGACCTGGCTGACACGTTTCATCCATACTTGACGATGGTGGAAGGACTCAAGCTGGCTGCGCTGACGTTCAAGAAGGATGTGAGCAAACTGTCCTGTTGCGCTGGGTAGCGGAATTGGGGCGCGAGGGAAAACTCGGCAGGGAGGTGTGGGATGACGGATTGTGGATGGATGCCTATGATGGGACTGGGTCTACTGTTTATGGTGTTGTTCTGGGTGTTCGTGATAGCGGGTATTATTTACCTCGTCAAATGGCTGATGCGGCAGAGGATCGCCACTCGGCCAGAATCGAACCTGGAGGTCCTCAAGAGACGGTATGCCCGCGGGG contains the following coding sequences:
- the merA gene encoding mercury(II) reductase: MEGRRHILLRIEGMTCESCARHVTQALKTVPGVEDAQVGAWRGGLATVVAGSDVTDRALLEAVQRSGYHGVVAERRELEPTRTVPSSKHRDYDLMTIGGGSAAFAAAIKAAESGARVAIVEKGTIGGTCVNIGCVPSKTLIKAAELCYHSAYPQFEGLTACPPPSDWQRVVQQKDELVAALRQGKYVDVAAVYPTITILKGEAKLMGGRQVRVNGTVYEPEKIVVATGSSPWAPPIPGLQEAGFLTSEQALSLEALPASMIIIGGGSIGLEFAQLFTRFDVQVMVLESGPHVARAEEPEIGQALVRYLEEEKVRICTNVTISHVERRDGGCLVHTQTDGKPEVCRAERLLLATGRRPNTSGFGLEDAGVVLGSKGEIVVNDHLQTSNPDIYAAGDCIGDPMYVYVAAYAGGLATENALSGVGRVYNLSALPHVTFTDPQIASVGFTERQAKAQGLRVQAAVLPLEYVPRALASRNTKGLIKLVAEQETGRLLGAHVLAAEAGEVIQEATLAIRFGLNVQDLADTFHPYLTMVEGLKLAALTFKKDVSKLSCCAG
- a CDS encoding SHOCT domain-containing protein — protein: MTDCGWMPMMGLGLLFMVLFWVFVIAGIIYLVKWLMRQRIATRPESNLEVLKRRYARGEITKQEFEEMKRDVQA